Genomic DNA from Perognathus longimembris pacificus isolate PPM17 chromosome 6, ASM2315922v1, whole genome shotgun sequence:
agtgtcagctccAAGTAAAAACGCCGGGCAAGAGCAccacccagtactggcaaaaacaaaactcctTTTAAGACCCATTCAAAGACATTCTCAttactgaaaaacaaaccaacactCAGCTCTTATCCTCCATGTCAAAGTGGAAGTTGATCTCTGGCACTATTTTTGTAATGATTGGAGAGGATCACAGCTCCTTGGTGCTGGAGCCGAGGCACAACGTTGTCTGACACTGAGAAAAGAATGAATAATGCACACAGCCCCCCGAACAGCACACTATTCAAACAAGGATTTTGGAGCAGAGCCCAGCGCTTAAGTCATGGCAGAATAAATATATTCTGAAATCACAGCCCAGCTCTTTGCTGTCACAATCCCCCTCCCAGTGCCATTCCCTGAATAATTATTTGCATTAAAGGCcatgaaaatgtaaaatgttaaAGATAGTGAAAATTTTCTCTCAGGAAATGTTACACAGATTTTCACTGAAGTGTTAATGAAAGCACGTTCCTTCACACCTGGGCTCCCTGGTATGGAAAATACCCAACACTGGGAATTATTAGACATAGGCACTTTTGCCAACCTGAAAGTTGGCactcattgttttgatttgcatctttTTAATCATGAGTGAAGTCGAATATCTTTTCATATGATTAAAAGTCACTTTCATTTTTTCCATGAAATCTTATTTCTATCCTTTTCACTTTTTCTCAGTGAATGACTTCTTTTATAATTATTAGTAAGGGTTCTTTGTATATTGAAAAAATCAAGATACAAATTTATGAAATGAATTGCAAATGTTTTTCCtactttgtctcttttcttctttagctGGCAGTTTTTATTCCCTGATCATACATTGTATTTCCATGCTACGAAATgcatttatcatttaaaaaaatttttgatgCCTTGAttttgagctttcttgcttaggACTTCATATTTCAACTTTAAAGTTGTATAAAGGACAATGCTATtaagccctgcccctcccctcctacCACCTAGCCAGGCAGTCTGCTGTCCACCTTCAGGCCCTGGTATATCCTGTCAGAGCTGAGACTTAGCTGAGCCTTTCATAAGCTTTCTTTTGTCACAAGCTGAGACCCCATCATAAGCCAGGTGCTATCCTAGGTGCTGAGGATACAGAAAGTTAGAGATGAGTAAGTTATAGCCCTCTATGAGCTCAGAGTCAAGTGATTAAAAACATATGGGGTAGAGAGGGGCCAGCCCCCTTCCCAAATAACCATGCATGGATGTTATGTAAGGGTGATGACTTTGGATTTGAGAATTAGAAGTGGAGCTAGTGTTGACCAGGTGAATCAAGCATGGGGTGAGAAAGGATATTCAACCTGGAGAGCAGTTGTGATTTACAGCTGAGGATACAGACTGCAGGATACAGGATTAAGGCTTTGCACTGAGAACTACTGAGTGCTTTAAGATGGGGTAAGGTAGTTAGGTTGTGTTACTGCAGGGAATAAGATTGAGTAAAGATAGTAGAATTGGAGTTGTGGGATGATTGGATAGGGCCAGGACCGTGGTGGAGAGTAATAGAGGGATGGAAAGCAGAGGGTGAATGGGAAGGTAGAAGATGAGCCAAGGTGGATCTTGCCAGAGGGATATGTGAGTGTTAGAACTCAAGAAAACTGGGAACAAGAGGACTGATACAAAGGGAAGCATCTATGGCAAAGgagatttcattttgtttattttttaaaatagtattagggcttgaactcggggccttgtgcttgctaatcaggtgttcttccacttgagccacatgttcaGTGGCTTTTGGAGTTGGTTAGGATCTTTTTATGCTTGGATCAAAATGCACtgagatcctcctatttatgtttatCCAGTCACTGAGGATGACAGGTGCTTGCTTGCCACTGCTCCCAACCATTGGTTGGGATGGCTCATAAACTTTTTGCTcatctggcctcaaacttcagtctcttggtctctctctcccAGGTGGCTATGATGACAGGATTGAGCCACTGTAAACAGTGATTTAGCTTTAGATTTACTACATTTGAGGTATCAGTGAGATATCCAAGAATAGACAGCCTATAAGTAAAAGGGAATAAAAGAGCCAACATGGGAAACATAAATACCAACAATGAAAGGTGTTACAGTTTAgagatatctgtatctatatatctctatcaatctatctatctacacataTATGTAGATCTGTCTCTATCTACACATATATGtagatctctatctatctatctatctatctatctatctatctatctatctatctatctatctctatctatctgacAGGCTCTCACTGTGCAGCCTAGGCTGTCCTCACACTTGCCCTAAAGTATGACCATATGGTTGAGACCTGCCAATGAATTGtgaataaaaatgatatattcCATTTGCATACCTTTTCCCACATGTACTCTCCTAAACTCTCTCCCGATTTACCCACTGACATCCATGGGAAGCACATTTGGAAACAGGTAGAGCCTTATCAAACTACATCCTTCAGTGACCCTTCTGAGAGAGTTGTCACCTGCTTAGGACtgttacatgaaaaaaataatcacCACTACGTTGAGCCATTATATTTTTGATTATTAGTgacatcaagaaaataaaacctattttaagaagaaaaaatgaaaacagaagtaaATAACATGTCATTAGgtgaatatataaaagaaaaactagaaatcCTAGCaataaaacacaataataaaAATCGATTAGAATACAGTGTAAACATCTGTGGATATGTACCAGTGAAATTATTGTCTGAGTAACTAAAATAAGCCagttaaactaaaaaaaattgaaatttaaacCCTCAATTAATGTAGTAAACTTTAGGCCACAAATAGTTGAACAGAAACTTGTGAACTGGAACCATTATAGAAtggagaacaaagagaaaaaaatgaaagttacAAAAGGAAGTGAACAGTCACAGGAGGGAGTTCAGGGGACCCCAATAATCACATACTATGGGAGAGGTCAAGATTGGTTTAATGGGGGAAGGTCACATTTGAagatatataaatgaaaaatTCTCAGAGTTGAAAGCCATTGGTTCTCAGGCTAAAAGTGTAGAAATACTAATAGAAGTAAATCCACACTTAGACACACTGTAATAAAACAATGGATATCAAGAATAAAGAAACAGGTGACCCGGAGAGGGAAGTGGGTCGCACTCGCCGCAGATCTGACGGCACCAAAGCTTCAGGAAAATGGACAGCGAGGTACAGAGAGATGGAAGGATCTTGGATTTGATTGACGATGCTTGGCGAGAAGACAAGCTGCCTTACGGAGATGTTGCGATACCACTGAATGAACTTCCTGAACTTGAACAAGACAATGGAGGCACCACAGAATCTGTGAAAGAACAGGAAATGAAGTGGACAGACTTGTCCTTACAGTACCTCCATGAGAATGTCCCCCCTGCTGGAAACTGACACTGCCCCTCTCTTGAGCCTGGCTGTTTTcaaaagtacattttctttccatcTCTGAATTCAGATCTCTGAGTAATAAATcagtactcaaaaaaaaaaaaaaaaaagaataaagaaacattgggttgggaatgtggcatagtggtagagtgcttacctagtgtgcatgaatccctgggttcaattccccagtaccacataaacagaaaaggccagaagtggtgctatggttcaattggtagagtgctagcctcgagcaaaaagaagccagggacagtgctcaggccctgagttcaagccccaggactaaacaAAAAGTTAAAGAATTGAATATATTAAAGGTAACtagaaaagtaaataataagTCTACAAATCCCCAAATAAATAGAATAACATTAGACATTTTTACTACAAAATGCATGTCCAAAGATACTGGAGTATTATCTTCAAAgtactgttttttaaaatacagtttaaGACTTTTATGCCATGTTAAACTATTATTTTTGGGTGAagtcaaagtaaataaaaattcagaCAAACAGGAATCAAGTGACCCAAACTTTTAAAGATGTCTTTTGGTGAGATAGGAAGTAAATTACAGGAAAGAAACAGCTTTGAAAACAATAGTGCATGCAAATATTTAggtatacacattttttttccagaagtaaCCAATGAAGAAAAAGgtaatatttgtatgtatgtatgtttaaaaGAGAAATGTAATTCAAAATGGCAGTACTGTTGAGGAAGGTGATATTCAGTGGCTAGTGTGGGAATACTGAGTTCCTTTCTTGTTTGAAAGCAGAacagatggctgggaatatggc
This window encodes:
- the LOC125352270 gene encoding anaphase-promoting complex subunit 13-like is translated as MDSEVQRDGRILDLIDDAWREDKLPYGDVAIPLNELPELEQDNGGTTESVKEQEMKWTDLSLQYLHENVPPAGN